Proteins co-encoded in one Actinopolymorpha sp. NPDC004070 genomic window:
- a CDS encoding DUF998 domain-containing protein, with amino-acid sequence MATGTQGLVRGPVAGNPRVRWLALSGVLGPVVTGVTFTLAGFLRPGYSPVHQPISALGTGPLGWIVDSAGILLGLCLTAFAVAFGVLMRGALRPGARGVAVGCMLFDGLGTLTAGVFTSGPATVVLHTAGATVSSVVSLVAYVVVGIGLRRQPSWRRWGTYSLVAAAGAAVLVLAGYALLMPRSPLHTLRLGGLLERGDVLWHYAWYAAFGLRIFLGAPGRQRTSRYAHGPG; translated from the coding sequence GTGGCGACAGGCACGCAGGGTCTCGTACGGGGGCCGGTCGCCGGCAACCCACGTGTGCGATGGCTCGCCCTGAGCGGCGTCCTCGGACCGGTCGTCACGGGTGTGACGTTCACGCTCGCCGGATTCCTGCGGCCCGGCTATTCACCGGTCCACCAGCCGATCAGTGCACTTGGCACCGGGCCGCTGGGCTGGATCGTCGACTCCGCGGGGATTCTGCTGGGTCTGTGCCTGACAGCGTTCGCCGTCGCGTTCGGCGTTCTCATGCGTGGTGCACTACGGCCCGGCGCACGCGGGGTCGCCGTCGGATGCATGCTTTTCGACGGCCTCGGGACGCTCACCGCCGGTGTCTTCACCTCGGGCCCGGCGACCGTCGTCCTGCACACGGCCGGCGCGACCGTCAGCTCGGTCGTGTCGCTGGTCGCCTACGTCGTCGTGGGGATCGGTTTGCGCCGTCAGCCGTCCTGGCGCCGATGGGGGACGTACTCGCTTGTGGCCGCGGCGGGAGCAGCCGTCCTGGTGCTCGCGGGGTACGCATTGTTGATGCCGCGCTCTCCGCTTCATACGCTACGGCTCGGCGGTCTGCTCGAACGCGGAGACGTCCTCTGGCACTACGCCTGGTACGCGGCGTTCGGGCTGCGGATCTTCCTGGGCGCTCCTGGTCGGCAACGTACGTCGCGGTACGCGCACGGCCCTGGGTAA
- a CDS encoding MATE family efflux transporter, translating to MTAPPGRRSPVDHASALGTAPVGRLLWHACSQTTLSVGVYGIYALTNTWFVARGVGTLAMAAVNLVTPVLLVLGAVSTTVGVGGASLVSRSLGANDPRSAARAAGNAFVVFWTTAVAVTVVGLLALGPLLTLLGASGSTRTLAGEYAVVILAGAIFSTGFSSLVRAEGRMRFSTMLWLVPILVQITLDPLLIFGLHLGVRGAALGTVGGQAVSAVMSLWFFFLQRHRPYRIGLADLRPHPPTIRALLGVGAPSFLAGFGATMLAVLVNTTLSRTGGATALAAFAMCARIQTFAMMPHLGISQGLQPLVGYNAGRGLYDRVSRARTLSLRATVGYGVLVLVAVAVSAGPLVAAFVDDPVVAAATRNALRILALGFAVAGVAPLVSAYFQSLGRPRPSYLISIGTILAIKVPLVVGFSHTGPSGVWVSLAVGELGSALAALAVLRRGRPGNRRTGAPDAV from the coding sequence GTGACCGCACCTCCGGGCAGGCGTTCGCCGGTCGACCACGCGTCGGCGCTGGGCACCGCGCCCGTCGGCCGGCTGCTGTGGCACGCGTGCTCGCAGACCACCCTGTCCGTCGGGGTCTACGGGATCTACGCACTGACCAACACGTGGTTCGTCGCGCGCGGCGTGGGGACGCTCGCCATGGCCGCGGTCAACCTGGTCACTCCCGTGCTGCTGGTGCTCGGTGCCGTGTCGACGACGGTCGGCGTCGGCGGCGCCTCACTGGTCTCGCGTAGCCTCGGCGCGAACGATCCGCGCTCGGCCGCACGGGCCGCCGGCAACGCGTTCGTGGTGTTCTGGACGACAGCCGTCGCGGTGACCGTCGTGGGGCTGCTCGCGCTGGGCCCGCTGCTGACGTTGCTCGGCGCGTCCGGGAGCACGCGCACACTCGCGGGCGAGTACGCGGTCGTCATTCTGGCCGGGGCGATCTTCTCCACCGGATTCTCCAGCCTGGTAAGGGCCGAGGGGCGGATGCGGTTCTCGACCATGCTGTGGCTGGTGCCGATCCTGGTGCAGATCACCCTCGATCCACTGCTGATCTTCGGCCTGCACCTCGGCGTGCGCGGCGCGGCACTCGGCACCGTCGGCGGCCAGGCTGTGTCCGCGGTGATGAGCCTGTGGTTCTTCTTCCTCCAACGGCACCGGCCGTACCGGATCGGCCTGGCCGACCTTCGTCCGCATCCCCCGACCATCCGAGCCCTGCTCGGTGTCGGCGCTCCGTCGTTCCTCGCGGGCTTCGGTGCCACGATGCTGGCAGTGCTGGTCAACACGACGCTCTCGCGTACCGGCGGTGCGACCGCGCTGGCGGCGTTCGCCATGTGCGCACGAATCCAGACGTTCGCGATGATGCCCCACCTCGGCATCAGCCAGGGCCTGCAACCCCTGGTCGGCTACAACGCCGGGCGAGGGTTGTACGACCGGGTGTCACGCGCACGGACCCTCTCCCTGCGTGCCACGGTCGGCTACGGCGTGCTCGTCCTCGTTGCCGTCGCGGTCTCCGCCGGCCCGCTCGTGGCCGCGTTCGTCGACGATCCGGTCGTCGCGGCGGCGACTCGGAACGCCCTGCGCATCCTCGCGCTCGGGTTCGCCGTCGCCGGCGTCGCACCGCTGGTGTCGGCGTACTTCCAGTCCCTGGGGCGGCCGCGCCCGTCGTACCTGATCTCCATCGGGACGATCCTGGCGATCAAGGTCCCGCTCGTGGTCGGGTTCAGCCACACCGGTCCGTCGGGAGTGTGGGTCAGCCTTGCCGTGGGCGAGTTGGGCTCGGCGCTCGCCGCGCTGGCCGTCCTGCGACGGGGGCGACCCGGCAACCGACGAACGGGAGCCCCGGATGCCGTGTGA
- the moaC gene encoding cyclic pyranopterin monophosphate synthase MoaC, producing MTEPARPRGLTHVDESGEARMVDVSGKQVSARTARATGRVLVSAEVVALLRGDGVPKGDALGVSRVAGIMGAKRTPDLVPLCHPIALTGVKVDLTVADDAVEIAATVRTADRTGVEMEALTAVSVAALSVVDMVKAVDPGAVITDVRVEEKAGGVSGDWRRTS from the coding sequence ATGACTGAACCAGCACGGCCCCGTGGTCTCACCCACGTGGACGAGTCCGGGGAAGCCCGGATGGTCGACGTGTCCGGCAAGCAGGTGTCGGCCCGGACCGCGCGTGCGACCGGACGGGTGCTGGTCAGCGCGGAGGTCGTCGCCTTGCTGCGCGGTGACGGGGTGCCGAAGGGCGACGCCCTCGGTGTCTCCCGGGTCGCCGGCATCATGGGCGCGAAGCGCACTCCCGATCTCGTTCCGCTGTGCCATCCCATCGCCCTGACCGGTGTCAAGGTCGACCTGACAGTGGCCGACGACGCGGTGGAGATCGCCGCGACCGTACGCACTGCCGACCGGACCGGCGTGGAGATGGAGGCCCTCACCGCTGTCTCGGTGGCGGCCCTGTCCGTGGTCGACATGGTGAAGGCCGTCGACCCCGGCGCGGTGATCACCGACGTCCGGGTCGAGGAGAAGGCCGGCGGAGTCTCCGGCGACTGGCGGCGAACGTCGTGA
- a CDS encoding GNAT family protein, with protein sequence MRTRDARAWRDVRARNLTWLQPWEATPPAGVEPRPRTFRSMVRMLRAQARAGICLPFVVTYTEPPVPEGAAGRGAQVERLVGQLTVSGITLGSARWAQIGYWIDQSYAGRGIMPTAVALAADHCFFNLGLHRIEINIRPENAASLRVVEKLGFRKEGLRPRYLHIDGDWRDHLAFALNAEEVPEGLLNRWRRSQRGAPPEQRGSSEQHGSNAPPS encoded by the coding sequence CTGCGCACCCGCGACGCACGCGCGTGGCGGGACGTCCGCGCGCGCAACCTCACCTGGCTGCAGCCGTGGGAGGCGACGCCACCGGCGGGCGTCGAGCCTCGTCCGCGCACCTTCCGGTCGATGGTGCGGATGCTGCGGGCACAGGCGCGCGCCGGCATCTGCCTGCCGTTCGTGGTGACCTACACCGAGCCGCCGGTGCCGGAGGGCGCGGCCGGCCGGGGTGCCCAGGTCGAACGCCTCGTCGGCCAGTTGACCGTCAGCGGCATCACCCTGGGGTCGGCCCGCTGGGCGCAGATCGGCTACTGGATCGACCAGTCCTACGCCGGGCGCGGCATCATGCCGACCGCGGTGGCGCTGGCGGCCGACCACTGCTTCTTCAACCTCGGCCTGCACCGGATCGAGATCAACATCCGTCCGGAGAACGCCGCAAGCCTGCGGGTGGTGGAGAAACTCGGCTTCCGCAAGGAGGGCTTGCGTCCGCGTTACCTCCACATCGACGGCGACTGGCGCGACCATCTGGCGTTCGCGCTGAACGCCGAGGAGGTGCCCGAAGGCCTACTGAACCGCTGGCGCCGTTCGCAGCGGGGCGCACCTCCGGAGCAGCGGGGGAGTTCCGAACAACACGGCAGCAACGCGCCACCGAGCTGA
- a CDS encoding MarR family transcriptional regulator, producing MPDSNVAPGAATGPAQAANLLALDRQVCFALAVASRSVIALYRPLLDPMGLTHPQYLVMLALWEESPLSVKQLSGLLQLDPGTLSPLLKRLESSGYVRRQRDPRDERSLAVTLTEAGHNLRDRAEKIPPAIIERLGMSIPELEDLHASLTTVIAAANT from the coding sequence ATGCCGGACTCCAACGTGGCACCGGGCGCTGCGACCGGACCCGCCCAGGCGGCGAATCTGCTGGCGTTGGACCGCCAGGTCTGCTTCGCTCTCGCCGTTGCCTCCCGCAGTGTGATCGCGCTCTACCGTCCGCTGCTGGACCCCATGGGCCTCACCCACCCGCAGTACCTGGTGATGCTCGCCCTGTGGGAGGAATCACCCCTGTCGGTGAAGCAACTGAGCGGGTTGCTCCAACTCGACCCGGGCACCCTCTCGCCACTGCTCAAACGACTGGAGTCCAGCGGATACGTCCGTCGCCAGCGTGACCCGCGCGACGAACGATCCCTGGCGGTCACCCTGACCGAGGCCGGCCACAACCTGCGGGACCGGGCCGAGAAGATCCCGCCGGCCATCATCGAACGCCTGGGCATGTCCATCCCCGAACTCGAGGACCTCCACGCATCCCTGACCACAGTGATCGCCGCCGCCAACACCTGA
- a CDS encoding MFS transporter, giving the protein MTVQHVSVRGHRDFQRLWAGLAVSQLGSAVGGVALPIVAVTVVHASTFQISLLAAFTAITTALLALPMGNFVEFRRKRPVMIAADVTRFVSLASVPLAGLVHALTFAQLCVVAVVNATGSIAFGGAAQAHLKALVSPERLIDANGRLESTNWLRMSVGPSLGGALVGLLTALGTLLIDAVSFLASALAVRLIRQPEPAPPVRHSERSRSSELAGGLHFVWGHPALRNMLISWVCFTGSIAMSGPVTTIFYLRELHFTAFQYGLLMGLPSLGGVVGARLTRRMAARFGSVRVLWWASLLRGPWNFLIPLATPGLAGLVQCGIGFAGLLFFAAMANSTMAGYRQLATPDHLMSRVSTLWAFATTVAQPVFILVGGLMAAQFGSRVTLVVSAVLVFGTAFLLPRREIANP; this is encoded by the coding sequence ATGACAGTGCAGCACGTCAGTGTGCGGGGACACCGCGACTTCCAGCGGCTGTGGGCCGGCCTGGCGGTGAGCCAGCTCGGCTCGGCGGTCGGCGGGGTGGCCCTTCCCATCGTCGCCGTCACGGTCGTGCACGCGTCGACGTTCCAGATCTCCCTGCTCGCGGCGTTCACCGCGATCACCACGGCCCTGCTCGCTCTCCCGATGGGGAACTTCGTGGAGTTCCGGCGCAAGCGCCCGGTGATGATCGCGGCCGACGTCACCCGTTTCGTGAGCCTGGCCAGCGTCCCGTTGGCCGGCCTGGTACACGCCCTGACGTTCGCTCAGTTGTGTGTCGTGGCGGTCGTCAACGCGACCGGCAGCATCGCCTTCGGCGGTGCCGCCCAGGCACACCTGAAGGCCCTGGTGTCACCGGAGCGGCTGATCGACGCCAACGGACGCCTGGAGTCCACCAACTGGCTGCGGATGTCGGTCGGCCCTTCCCTCGGAGGCGCGCTCGTCGGCCTGCTCACCGCGCTCGGCACGCTCCTGATCGACGCCGTGTCCTTCCTCGCCAGCGCGCTGGCCGTCCGCCTGATCCGTCAACCCGAGCCTGCGCCACCCGTCCGCCACAGCGAGCGGTCCCGGAGCAGCGAGCTGGCGGGAGGGCTGCACTTCGTGTGGGGCCACCCCGCCCTGCGCAACATGTTGATCAGCTGGGTCTGTTTCACGGGCTCGATCGCCATGTCGGGTCCGGTCACCACGATCTTCTACCTGCGCGAACTGCACTTCACCGCGTTCCAGTACGGACTGCTGATGGGTCTGCCGTCCCTCGGCGGCGTGGTCGGCGCGCGGCTCACCCGCAGAATGGCGGCCCGCTTCGGCTCGGTGCGGGTCCTGTGGTGGGCGAGCCTGCTGCGAGGACCGTGGAACTTCCTCATCCCGCTTGCCACGCCCGGCCTGGCCGGTCTGGTCCAGTGTGGGATCGGCTTCGCCGGCCTGCTCTTCTTCGCCGCCATGGCGAACTCGACCATGGCCGGCTACCGCCAGCTCGCCACACCGGACCACCTGATGTCACGGGTGTCGACGCTGTGGGCTTTCGCCACCACGGTCGCCCAGCCGGTGTTCATCCTCGTCGGCGGGCTGATGGCCGCCCAGTTCGGTTCGCGAGTGACCCTGGTCGTCTCCGCGGTCCTGGTGTTCGGTACGGCATTCCTGTTGCCGCGGCGCGAGATCGCCAACCCGTGA
- a CDS encoding phosphotransferase, producing the protein MHGADRASDVHQRLVRVAPWNIVFDGSSVVGILDWDSIGPSNRVWDLAYAAHQFVPFHPPEGLKAFGWDTEPDRAGRLRLFAEAYGGGVTPEEIVDLAALRLLSIGAYIAGQVRAGDPSFAVHRDEDHARGYRIAAEFVLANREALLA; encoded by the coding sequence GTGCATGGCGCGGATCGCGCGAGCGACGTTCACCAGCGCCTCGTCCGAGTGGCGCCGTGGAACATCGTCTTCGACGGAAGCTCGGTCGTCGGCATCCTCGACTGGGACAGCATCGGTCCTTCCAACCGGGTATGGGATCTGGCCTACGCGGCGCACCAGTTCGTACCCTTCCATCCGCCCGAGGGGCTGAAGGCGTTCGGATGGGACACCGAGCCGGATCGCGCCGGCCGGCTGCGGCTGTTCGCGGAGGCCTACGGCGGTGGTGTGACGCCGGAGGAGATCGTCGATCTCGCGGCGCTGCGGCTGCTCTCGATCGGGGCCTACATCGCAGGGCAGGTTCGGGCCGGGGACCCGAGCTTCGCGGTGCACCGCGACGAGGACCACGCGCGCGGCTACCGGATCGCGGCCGAGTTCGTACTCGCCAACCGCGAGGCGCTGCTCGCCTGA
- a CDS encoding GNAT family N-acetyltransferase: protein MGRLLRADAVVHTGAASMRRKMLTRLSRHAYATVAKLLTGFDHQLSVAAVLAGAMPGDVFVDDPVRPSAVFVHSPEGNFVGGDPADVRLIAGLREHLAATIMPERDEDLVLSFDHDGWPPAAQVIMPDLDVFAVPRRHYVHRKPRPQPNPPPGYRIAPIDATLLQHRQVPSHLRNWMGSNWGSEDAFLAHGFGAAALRGEDLASWSLADCIVADRAEIGIHTAPEHRRRGLATQVAAAAVAIAFDRGLTEVGWHCNDDNVGSYRTAESVGFTLQRRYRIFGYRVPAHRH from the coding sequence ATGGGCAGACTGCTGCGCGCCGACGCTGTGGTGCATACCGGTGCCGCCAGCATGAGGAGGAAGATGCTCACAAGGCTGTCCCGGCATGCGTACGCCACGGTCGCGAAGCTGCTCACCGGGTTTGATCACCAGCTGAGCGTGGCGGCGGTGCTCGCGGGTGCGATGCCAGGCGACGTGTTCGTCGACGACCCCGTCCGTCCGAGTGCAGTCTTCGTCCATTCCCCGGAGGGCAACTTCGTCGGCGGTGACCCGGCAGATGTCCGCCTCATCGCAGGCTTACGGGAGCATCTGGCGGCTACCATCATGCCCGAACGCGATGAAGACCTGGTGCTCTCCTTCGACCACGACGGCTGGCCGCCAGCGGCACAGGTGATCATGCCCGATCTCGACGTCTTCGCGGTGCCACGGCGACACTACGTGCATCGCAAGCCTCGACCGCAACCGAATCCACCGCCCGGGTACCGAATCGCACCGATCGACGCCACGCTGCTGCAACACCGGCAGGTGCCCAGCCATCTGCGGAACTGGATGGGCAGTAACTGGGGCAGCGAGGACGCGTTCCTCGCACATGGATTCGGGGCGGCAGCCCTGCGTGGCGAGGACCTTGCCAGCTGGAGCCTGGCCGACTGCATCGTCGCCGACCGCGCCGAGATCGGCATACATACGGCTCCCGAACACCGCCGCCGCGGCCTGGCCACTCAGGTCGCCGCGGCTGCCGTCGCGATCGCCTTCGACCGCGGGCTGACCGAGGTCGGCTGGCACTGCAACGACGACAACGTGGGCTCGTACCGCACCGCCGAGTCCGTGGGCTTCACGTTGCAGCGGCGCTACCGCATCTTCGGGTATCGGGTACCAGCGCATCGCCACTGA
- a CDS encoding DinB family protein: protein MTAEWIAPPAERAEPDHVAAERRALQQWLDYHRGTLLMKCAGLTPEQLRLRAVSSSNLSLLGLVRHLADAERGWFRQCAAGQDVPDLYWTEADGSADFNDIEVADAAADLDTYRREIGAAREAVAGRGLDDVVPFPWGGPDRDIRWIYLHMIEEYARHNGHADLIREAIDGTTGD, encoded by the coding sequence GTGACCGCCGAATGGATCGCTCCCCCGGCCGAGCGTGCTGAGCCGGATCACGTTGCCGCCGAGCGCAGGGCACTCCAGCAGTGGCTCGACTACCACCGCGGCACCTTGCTGATGAAGTGCGCCGGACTGACGCCGGAGCAACTCAGGTTGCGTGCGGTCTCGTCGTCGAACCTCTCGCTTCTGGGCCTGGTCAGGCACTTGGCCGACGCCGAACGCGGGTGGTTCCGCCAGTGCGCGGCGGGTCAGGACGTGCCGGACCTGTACTGGACCGAGGCCGACGGCAGCGCCGACTTCAACGACATCGAGGTGGCCGACGCCGCCGCCGACCTGGACACCTACCGGCGCGAGATCGGCGCGGCCCGCGAGGCCGTGGCCGGCAGGGGGCTCGACGACGTCGTACCTTTCCCGTGGGGCGGTCCCGACCGCGACATCCGGTGGATCTACCTGCACATGATCGAGGAGTACGCACGCCACAACGGCCACGCGGATCTGATCCGCGAAGCCATCGACGGCACGACCGGGGACTAG
- the glp gene encoding gephyrin-like molybdotransferase Glp — MRTVDEHLAQALAAVAQLPPFQQHLLDAQGCALCEDVEAGLDLPSFDNSSMDGYAVRREDVEAASEDSPVVLPVIGDLPAGGVEALALAPGMALRIMTGAPIPHGANAVVPVEWTDGGVAKVSITQAPGDRDYIRRRGEDVRTGQLLVRAGTRLDARQIGLLASVGRDVVWVRPRPRVVVLSTGSELREPGQPLGVGAIYDSNSFTLAAAAREAGAIAYRVVGVPDDEREFMRVLEDQLVRADLVVTSGGVSVGAYDVVKAVLSRLGTVEFNSVAMQPGKPQGFGVVGEDSTPIFTLPGNPVSAYVSFQVFVRPVLRKMLGLTPHVAPTVTATATGGWTSPEGRRQYTRVRYSVDDDGQAHVAPVGGPGSHLVGGLAGANALAVVPEEVTQVEEGTTLDVMLLDAEGAGGQSSG; from the coding sequence GTGAGAACCGTCGACGAGCACCTCGCCCAGGCGCTGGCCGCCGTCGCGCAGCTGCCGCCGTTCCAGCAGCACCTGCTGGACGCGCAGGGGTGCGCCCTGTGTGAGGACGTCGAGGCCGGCCTCGACCTCCCGTCGTTCGACAACTCCTCGATGGACGGGTACGCCGTCCGCCGGGAGGACGTCGAGGCCGCGAGCGAGGACTCGCCCGTGGTGCTTCCCGTCATCGGCGACCTGCCGGCGGGAGGGGTGGAGGCACTCGCCCTCGCGCCCGGCATGGCCCTGCGGATCATGACCGGTGCCCCGATCCCGCACGGCGCCAACGCGGTCGTCCCCGTGGAGTGGACCGACGGCGGCGTGGCCAAGGTGTCGATCACCCAGGCGCCCGGCGACCGCGACTACATCCGGCGGCGCGGCGAGGACGTCCGTACCGGTCAGCTTCTGGTCCGCGCCGGCACCCGGCTGGATGCCCGCCAGATCGGGCTGCTCGCCTCGGTCGGCCGCGACGTCGTGTGGGTACGCCCGCGGCCGCGCGTCGTCGTCCTGTCCACCGGCTCCGAGCTTCGCGAACCCGGCCAGCCGCTGGGCGTGGGCGCCATCTACGACTCCAACAGCTTCACCCTCGCCGCCGCCGCACGCGAGGCCGGCGCGATCGCCTACCGCGTGGTTGGCGTGCCCGATGACGAGCGGGAGTTCATGCGGGTGCTGGAGGACCAGTTGGTCCGGGCCGACCTCGTGGTCACCAGTGGCGGCGTCAGCGTCGGTGCCTACGACGTGGTCAAGGCGGTGCTGAGCCGGCTCGGCACGGTGGAGTTCAACAGCGTCGCGATGCAGCCGGGGAAGCCGCAGGGGTTCGGGGTGGTCGGCGAGGACTCCACGCCGATCTTCACCCTGCCCGGCAACCCGGTCAGCGCCTACGTCTCGTTCCAGGTGTTCGTACGCCCGGTGCTGCGCAAGATGCTGGGGCTCACCCCCCACGTAGCGCCGACCGTCACCGCCACCGCGACCGGCGGGTGGACCTCGCCGGAAGGGAGGCGGCAGTACACCCGGGTGCGCTACTCCGTCGACGACGACGGCCAGGCCCACGTCGCCCCGGTCGGCGGGCCCGGCTCGCACCTGGTGGGCGGGCTGGCCGGCGCCAACGCGCTGGCGGTCGTGCCCGAGGAGGTCACCCAGGTCGAGGAGGGCACGACCCTGGACGTCATGCTGCTCGACGCCGAGGGCGCGGGCGGGCAGTCGTCCGGGTGA
- a CDS encoding VOC family protein has protein sequence MFETALVNVYTSDIEAAIGFYRDLLEFEETFRTPTEGTPEHVELRLGGFTIGLGTVEAAKRVHGVDAEPGRPAMVVVIWARDADEAFAKLVAAGVPAVQPPHDAGNGNRNALLRDPDGNLVEIVSKVS, from the coding sequence ATGTTCGAGACTGCGCTGGTGAACGTCTACACCTCCGACATCGAGGCGGCGATCGGTTTCTACCGTGATCTGCTCGAGTTCGAGGAGACCTTCCGGACACCCACCGAGGGGACCCCGGAGCACGTCGAGCTCCGGCTCGGCGGGTTCACGATCGGGCTCGGCACGGTCGAGGCGGCGAAGAGGGTCCACGGCGTGGACGCCGAACCAGGGCGACCGGCGATGGTCGTGGTGATCTGGGCCCGAGACGCCGACGAGGCCTTCGCGAAGCTGGTCGCGGCGGGAGTGCCCGCGGTCCAACCGCCCCACGACGCCGGGAACGGCAACCGCAACGCGCTTCTGCGCGACCCGGACGGCAACCTCGTGGAGATCGTCTCGAAGGTTTCTTGA
- a CDS encoding VOC family protein: MTTVRQVQVTFDCADPERVGRFWCEALGYVLPKPPEGFDTWEDFDRTLPPGHQGSAFACVDPTGVGPRLYFQRVPEGKVVKNRVHLDVRVGTGLVGEERLAALEAECTRLVALGAVRQRLLPADDHEESCIVMQDVEGNEFCLD, encoded by the coding sequence ATGACGACCGTCAGGCAGGTCCAGGTCACCTTCGACTGCGCAGATCCGGAGCGGGTTGGTCGCTTCTGGTGCGAGGCGCTCGGGTACGTCCTACCGAAGCCGCCAGAGGGGTTCGACACGTGGGAGGACTTCGACCGCACGCTGCCACCTGGGCATCAGGGTTCGGCGTTCGCCTGCGTGGATCCCACAGGCGTCGGCCCGCGACTCTACTTCCAGCGCGTTCCCGAGGGGAAGGTCGTCAAGAACCGAGTGCACCTTGACGTACGGGTCGGCACGGGGCTCGTCGGTGAGGAGCGCCTGGCCGCACTGGAGGCCGAATGCACGCGACTGGTCGCACTCGGCGCCGTACGCCAGCGGCTCCTGCCCGCTGACGACCACGAAGAGTCGTGCATCGTGATGCAGGACGTCGAGGGCAACGAGTTCTGCCTGGACTGA
- a CDS encoding MogA/MoaB family molybdenum cofactor biosynthesis protein has product MRALVVTVSNRASSGVYADRAGPVLVEGLAALGFEVDGPRVVPDGEPVGEALRDAVAAAYDVVLTTGGTGLSPTDRTPEVTRPLLDREVPGLAEAIRAYGLGHGVPAASLSRGLAGLAGGTLVVNLPGSTGGARDGLAVLAPVLVHAVDQVAGGDHVPGDTAPADHVHGDHAGGAR; this is encoded by the coding sequence GTGAGAGCGCTGGTGGTCACGGTGTCCAACCGCGCGTCCTCGGGCGTCTACGCCGACCGGGCCGGTCCGGTGCTCGTCGAGGGGCTGGCCGCCCTGGGCTTCGAGGTGGACGGGCCGCGGGTGGTGCCCGACGGCGAGCCGGTCGGCGAGGCACTGCGGGACGCCGTCGCCGCGGCGTACGACGTGGTGCTCACCACCGGTGGCACCGGCCTGAGCCCGACGGACCGGACACCGGAGGTCACCCGGCCGCTGCTCGACCGGGAGGTCCCGGGTCTGGCGGAGGCGATCCGGGCGTACGGTCTCGGGCACGGCGTACCCGCGGCGAGCCTGTCCCGCGGCCTTGCCGGGCTCGCGGGAGGCACTCTCGTGGTCAACCTTCCGGGCTCGACCGGAGGCGCGCGGGACGGCCTGGCCGTCCTGGCGCCGGTGCTCGTCCATGCCGTCGACCAGGTGGCCGGCGGCGACCACGTACCCGGGGACACAGCGCCCGCCGACCACGTGCACGGCGACCATGCTGGAGGTGCACGCTGA
- a CDS encoding site-specific integrase, with the protein MRGGRGGHISKPLSPVPTLWKVSRLSRPASPRTAPWRRVSGALIRVHDTRHTCGSLLAASDVHPRVAMQILRHSEIAMTMEVYTHVSSTLTPNALKKLGQSLDDLGAQSASCHTLLL; encoded by the coding sequence GTGCGAGGAGGACGGGGCGGTCACATCTCCAAACCGCTCAGCCCCGTGCCGACACTCTGGAAGGTCAGCCGTCTGAGCCGCCCGGCAAGCCCGAGGACAGCGCCCTGGCGCCGCGTCAGCGGCGCCTTGATCCGCGTCCACGACACTCGCCATACGTGCGGCTCGCTGCTCGCCGCGTCGGACGTCCACCCTCGGGTCGCGATGCAGATCCTGAGGCACTCCGAGATCGCCATGACGATGGAGGTCTACACGCACGTGTCGTCGACCCTGACCCCCAACGCCCTCAAGAAGCTCGGCCAGAGCCTCGACGATCTCGGGGCCCAGAGTGCCAGCTGCCACACTTTGCTGCTGTAA